Proteins co-encoded in one Perca flavescens isolate YP-PL-M2 chromosome 11, PFLA_1.0, whole genome shotgun sequence genomic window:
- the nms gene encoding neuromedin-S encodes MSLPTMRQLFLLFLFWFPGSWSTTDASPFDQWEDGIELRKVRGIQSDELSDVLWGDQNEEQVQNVFKRFLFHYSKARNSVGAVQHKSHSVHPLMRLPPKLSQMRKKVLLLKIRSLPEGML; translated from the exons ATGAGTCTGCCAACTATGCGacaactttttcttttatttttattctggtTTCCTGGATCTTGGAGCACAACAG ATGCCAGTCCTTTCGATCAGTGGGAAGATGGGATAGAGTTAAGAAAG GTGCGGGGCATCCAGAGTGATGAATTGAGTGACGTTTTATGGGGAGACCAGAATGAG GAGCAAGTCCAGAATGTTTTCAAAAGA TTCCTGTTTCATTACTCTAAAGCACGCAACTCTGTCGGAGCTGTACAGCACAAG TCTCACTCAGTTCATCCGTTGATGCGACTTCCCCCCAAGCTTTCCCAGATGAGAAAGAAGGTGTTACTTTTG AAGATTCGAAGTCTGCCGGAGGGGATGTTGTAG